A genomic segment from Scomber japonicus isolate fScoJap1 chromosome 11, fScoJap1.pri, whole genome shotgun sequence encodes:
- the ssb gene encoding lupus La protein isoform X3, with protein sequence MAENQEEMSPIEMKVARQLEYYFGDHNLPRDKFLKEQLQLDDGWVPLETMLKFNRLKSLTTDIAIIVAALQKSKTSLLEISEDKTKIRRSLNKPLPELNDDYKDALKHKSVYIKGFPLETSLDEIQEWLNEKGTIENIQMRRNLQRQFKGSVFVCFDTEESSKQFLQRTDIKSFKDNEMLVLSREDYHAKKSEERKQFKAETKAKARQDKEQQQKHAEDKEMGLLLDEQTGCLLKFSGELEDVSREDFHELFSGHGKIKWVDFTRGAKEGTLLFDGNAKEAFDKAKEANGGELKMKDKSVTWQVLEGDEEKEMLKKIIEAQQESYNRSKGRGRGRSGGRGRGGRRGRGGRDQGRTHYQGKKTKFDSDDEDDGKFNTFLSFSICLDSKIFC encoded by the exons ATGGCAGAAAATCAAGAAGAGATGTCTCCAATTGAGATGAAAGTGGCACGACAATTAGAG TACTACTTTGGGGACCACAACCTTCCAAGAGACAAGTTTCTCAAAGAACAACTGCAGCTTGATGATGGTTGGGTGCCTTTGGAGACTATGCTTAAATTCAACAG ACTAAAGTCTTTAACTACAGACATCGCCATCATTGTTGCGGCTCTCCAGAAATCAAAGACCAGCCTCTTGGAAATCAGCGAAGACAAGACTAAAATCAGGAGGTCTCTAAACAAACCTTTACCAGAACTGAACGATGATTACAAAGATGCCCTGAAACACAAATCTGTGTACATT AAAGGTTTCCCTCTGGAAACTTCCCTTGATGAGATTCAGGAGTGGTTGAATGAGAAAGGCACAATTGAAAACATTCAGATGAGGAGAAATCTGCAAAGGCAGTTCAAG GGAtcagtgtttgtctgttttgacaCAGAAGAATCATCCAAGCAGTTCCTACAACGGACAGACATAAAATCGTTCAAGGACAATGAAATGCTGGTCTTATCAAG GGAAGACTACCATGCAAAGAAatcagaagaaagaaaacagttcAAAGCAGAGACGAAAGCAAAAGCTAGACA GGACAAAGAACAACAGCAGAAACATGCAGAAGACAAAGAAATG GGTCTGCTTCTGGATGAACAGACAGGTTGCTTGTTGAAGTTCTCAGGAGAGCTTGAAGATGTTTCTAGAGAAGACTTTCATGAATTGTTCTCTGGGCACGGAAAGATCAAATGGGTAGACTTCACAAGAGGGGCCAAAGAG GGCACCCTCCTTTTTGACGGAAATGCAAAAGAGGCATTCGATAAAGCCAAAGAGGCCAACGGAGGGGAACTGAAGATGAAGGACAAGAGTGTTACATGGCAGGTGCTCGAGGgagatgaggagaaagagatgCTGAAAAAGATCATTGAAGCTCAACAGGAGTCTTACAACCGATCCAAAGGCAGAG GGAGAGGAAGATCAGGcggcagaggaagaggaggcagaagGGGAAGGGGTGGCAGAGATCAAGGCAGAACTCATTACCAAGGCAAAAAGACGAAATTCGATAGTGATGATGAAGACGATGGTAAGTTCAACACCTTTCTGAGCTTCAGTATTTGCTTGGACAGCAAAATATTTTGTTGA
- the ssb gene encoding lupus La protein isoform X2, which translates to MAENQEEMSPIEMKVARQLEYYFGDHNLPRDKFLKEQLQLDDGWVPLETMLKFNRLKSLTTDIAIIVAALQKSKTSLLEISEDKTKIRRSLNKPLPELNDDYKDALKHKSVYIKGFPLETSLDEIQEWLNEKGTIENIQMRRNLQRQFKGSVFVCFDTEESSKQFLQRTDIKSFKDNEMLVLSREDYHAKKSEERKQFKAETKAKARQDKEQQQKHAEDKEMGLLLDEQTGCLLKFSGELEDVSREDFHELFSGHGKIKWVDFTRGAKEVTELSPTEVSYSQMKRHHMVKQMFLFPKKGTLLFDGNAKEAFDKAKEANGGELKMKDKSVTWQVLEGDEEKEMLKKIIEAQQESYNRSKGRGRGRSGGRGRGGRRGRGGRDQGRTHYQGKKTKFDSDDEDDAPAAKVAKTENGS; encoded by the exons ATGGCAGAAAATCAAGAAGAGATGTCTCCAATTGAGATGAAAGTGGCACGACAATTAGAG TACTACTTTGGGGACCACAACCTTCCAAGAGACAAGTTTCTCAAAGAACAACTGCAGCTTGATGATGGTTGGGTGCCTTTGGAGACTATGCTTAAATTCAACAG ACTAAAGTCTTTAACTACAGACATCGCCATCATTGTTGCGGCTCTCCAGAAATCAAAGACCAGCCTCTTGGAAATCAGCGAAGACAAGACTAAAATCAGGAGGTCTCTAAACAAACCTTTACCAGAACTGAACGATGATTACAAAGATGCCCTGAAACACAAATCTGTGTACATT AAAGGTTTCCCTCTGGAAACTTCCCTTGATGAGATTCAGGAGTGGTTGAATGAGAAAGGCACAATTGAAAACATTCAGATGAGGAGAAATCTGCAAAGGCAGTTCAAG GGAtcagtgtttgtctgttttgacaCAGAAGAATCATCCAAGCAGTTCCTACAACGGACAGACATAAAATCGTTCAAGGACAATGAAATGCTGGTCTTATCAAG GGAAGACTACCATGCAAAGAAatcagaagaaagaaaacagttcAAAGCAGAGACGAAAGCAAAAGCTAGACA GGACAAAGAACAACAGCAGAAACATGCAGAAGACAAAGAAATG GGTCTGCTTCTGGATGAACAGACAGGTTGCTTGTTGAAGTTCTCAGGAGAGCTTGAAGATGTTTCTAGAGAAGACTTTCATGAATTGTTCTCTGGGCACGGAAAGATCAAATGGGTAGACTTCACAAGAGGGGCCAAAGAGGTAACTGAACTGTCTCCCACTGAAGTATCCTACTCGCAGATGAAGAGGCATCATATGGTTaaacagatgtttttattcCCAAAAAAGGGCACCCTCCTTTTTGACGGAAATGCAAAAGAGGCATTCGATAAAGCCAAAGAGGCCAACGGAGGGGAACTGAAGATGAAGGACAAGAGTGTTACATGGCAGGTGCTCGAGGgagatgaggagaaagagatgCTGAAAAAGATCATTGAAGCTCAACAGGAGTCTTACAACCGATCCAAAGGCAGAG GGAGAGGAAGATCAGGcggcagaggaagaggaggcagaagGGGAAGGGGTGGCAGAGATCAAGGCAGAACTCATTACCAAGGCAAAAAGACGAAATTCGATAGTGATGATGAAGACGATG CTCCTGCAGCAAAGGTTGCCAAAACTGAAAATGGATCTTAG
- the mettl5 gene encoding rRNA N6-adenosine-methyltransferase METTL5, producing MKLKELESCLQQVDAFEEPKILLEQYPTSPHIAACMLYTIHNTFDDIEGKLVADLGCGCGVLSIGAAMLDAGLCVGFDIDDDALDIFRRNAEEFEISNIDLVQCDMCALETEAYAKKFDTVIMNPPFGTKHNQGMDMKFLRAALTMAKTAVYSLHKTSTREHIQKKAKDWGVKMEVIAELRYDLPASYKFHKKKSVDIQVDFLRFSKA from the exons ATGAAGCTAAAAGAGTTGGAGAGCTGTCTTCAGCAGGTGGACGCTTTTGAAGAGCCAAAAATCCTTCTGGAGCAGTATCCAACTAGTCCTCATATTGCTG CCTGCATGTTGTACACCATACACAACACGTTTGATGACATTGAGGGTAAATTAGTGGCGGATCTGGGATGCGGCTGTGGGGTCCTCAGCATCGGGGCGGCGATGCTTGATGCAGG tCTGTGTGTTGGCTTTGACATTGATGATGACGCACTGGACATATTCAGAAGAAACGCAGAGGAATTTGAGATTTCTAACATTGATCTGGTCCAGTGTGACATGTGTGCTCTGGAGACAGAGGCTTATGCCAAGAAGTTTGACACAGTAATCATGAATCCACCATTTGGTACAAAACACAACCAAG GCATGGACATGAAGTTCCTAagagccgccttaacaatggcaAAGACAGCAGTTTATTCACTTCATAAAACATCAACGCGAGAG CACATACAAAAGAAGGCTAAAGACTGGGGAGTAAAGATGGAAGTAATAGCAG aactAAGATATGACCTGCCAGCATCTTACAAGTTCCACAAGAAGAAATCG GTTGACATCCAGGTGGACTTCCTACGGTTCTCCAAAGCCTGA
- the ssb gene encoding lupus La protein isoform X1 — MAENQEEMSPIEMKVARQLEYYFGDHNLPRDKFLKEQLQLDDGWVPLETMLKFNRLKSLTTDIAIIVAALQKSKTSLLEISEDKTKIRRSLNKPLPELNDDYKDALKHKSVYIKGFPLETSLDEIQEWLNEKGTIENIQMRRNLQRQFKGSVFVCFDTEESSKQFLQRTDIKSFKDNEMLVLSREDYHAKKSEERKQFKAETKAKARQDKEQQQKHAEDKEMGLLLDEQTGCLLKFSGELEDVSREDFHELFSGHGKIKWVDFTRGAKEVTELSPTEVSYSQMKRHHMVKQMFLFPKKGTLLFDGNAKEAFDKAKEANGGELKMKDKSVTWQVLEGDEEKEMLKKIIEAQQESYNRSKGRGRGRSGGRGRGGRRGRGGRDQGRTHYQGKKTKFDSDDEDDGKFNTFLSFSICLDSKIFC, encoded by the exons ATGGCAGAAAATCAAGAAGAGATGTCTCCAATTGAGATGAAAGTGGCACGACAATTAGAG TACTACTTTGGGGACCACAACCTTCCAAGAGACAAGTTTCTCAAAGAACAACTGCAGCTTGATGATGGTTGGGTGCCTTTGGAGACTATGCTTAAATTCAACAG ACTAAAGTCTTTAACTACAGACATCGCCATCATTGTTGCGGCTCTCCAGAAATCAAAGACCAGCCTCTTGGAAATCAGCGAAGACAAGACTAAAATCAGGAGGTCTCTAAACAAACCTTTACCAGAACTGAACGATGATTACAAAGATGCCCTGAAACACAAATCTGTGTACATT AAAGGTTTCCCTCTGGAAACTTCCCTTGATGAGATTCAGGAGTGGTTGAATGAGAAAGGCACAATTGAAAACATTCAGATGAGGAGAAATCTGCAAAGGCAGTTCAAG GGAtcagtgtttgtctgttttgacaCAGAAGAATCATCCAAGCAGTTCCTACAACGGACAGACATAAAATCGTTCAAGGACAATGAAATGCTGGTCTTATCAAG GGAAGACTACCATGCAAAGAAatcagaagaaagaaaacagttcAAAGCAGAGACGAAAGCAAAAGCTAGACA GGACAAAGAACAACAGCAGAAACATGCAGAAGACAAAGAAATG GGTCTGCTTCTGGATGAACAGACAGGTTGCTTGTTGAAGTTCTCAGGAGAGCTTGAAGATGTTTCTAGAGAAGACTTTCATGAATTGTTCTCTGGGCACGGAAAGATCAAATGGGTAGACTTCACAAGAGGGGCCAAAGAGGTAACTGAACTGTCTCCCACTGAAGTATCCTACTCGCAGATGAAGAGGCATCATATGGTTaaacagatgtttttattcCCAAAAAAGGGCACCCTCCTTTTTGACGGAAATGCAAAAGAGGCATTCGATAAAGCCAAAGAGGCCAACGGAGGGGAACTGAAGATGAAGGACAAGAGTGTTACATGGCAGGTGCTCGAGGgagatgaggagaaagagatgCTGAAAAAGATCATTGAAGCTCAACAGGAGTCTTACAACCGATCCAAAGGCAGAG GGAGAGGAAGATCAGGcggcagaggaagaggaggcagaagGGGAAGGGGTGGCAGAGATCAAGGCAGAACTCATTACCAAGGCAAAAAGACGAAATTCGATAGTGATGATGAAGACGATGGTAAGTTCAACACCTTTCTGAGCTTCAGTATTTGCTTGGACAGCAAAATATTTTGTTGA